A portion of the Shewanella sp. SNU WT4 genome contains these proteins:
- a CDS encoding DMT family transporter: MPKQQHALIELHIAVLLFGGTALFSKLIPLTALDITWLRCVIAATALAIFVKCTQASLRLRSPKDYLIALILGVLVSLHWVTYFAALQLSTVAIGMIAFFSYPVMTVLIEPLLHKQRPALKDIASGMVVLVGIFLLIPQFSLGNDTTLGVLVGILSAALFTARNLTLKRYFSQYNGAHAVFFQTLVAVAILMPASDLALTEVSSSTWLYLLLLGLMFTAAPHALFTSALRQLKAKTVGLVACLQPLYGTLLAWWLLSEPINWQTAVGGTLVVVTALYETAQNHNSQVQKKK, translated from the coding sequence ATGCCGAAGCAGCAACATGCGCTGATTGAGCTACATATTGCCGTACTGCTATTTGGTGGTACGGCATTATTTTCTAAGCTCATCCCTTTAACAGCGCTTGATATTACTTGGCTTAGATGCGTGATTGCGGCGACCGCCTTAGCCATTTTTGTAAAATGCACCCAAGCATCACTGCGTTTACGATCCCCCAAAGATTATCTCATTGCCCTGATATTAGGCGTGTTAGTTAGCCTGCATTGGGTAACATACTTTGCCGCATTACAACTCTCAACCGTAGCTATCGGTATGATTGCCTTTTTTAGTTATCCCGTGATGACAGTGCTCATTGAGCCGTTACTGCATAAGCAGCGCCCAGCACTTAAAGATATTGCCAGTGGCATGGTTGTGCTTGTGGGGATTTTCTTACTTATTCCGCAATTTTCATTAGGCAATGACACCACTTTAGGTGTGTTAGTCGGTATATTATCGGCCGCCTTATTTACCGCTCGAAATCTCACCCTTAAGCGCTATTTCAGTCAGTACAATGGCGCCCATGCCGTGTTTTTTCAAACCTTAGTGGCAGTAGCCATTTTAATGCCCGCCAGCGATTTAGCATTAACAGAGGTAAGTTCAAGCACTTGGCTATATTTGTTATTGCTAGGCCTAATGTTTACCGCCGCTCCCCATGCGTTATTCACCTCAGCATTAAGGCAACTTAAAGCGAAAACCGTGGGCTTAGTGGCTTGCCTGCAACCTTTATATGGCACGCTACTAGCGTGGTGGTTACTTTCTGAACCCATTAACTGGCAAACCGCGGTAGGCGGAACCTTAGTGGTAGTCACAGCCCTCTATGAAACCGCGCAAAACCATAACTCACAAGTACAGAAAAAAAAGTAA
- the rsgA gene encoding small ribosomal subunit biogenesis GTPase RsgA, with translation MTKKKPLNHGQLRRMRANHEKRLNRGHSQNDAPELQDSSLGQEQPAIVISRFGQHADIETASGQVVRCNIRRNIGSLVCGDKVLVRLASDTNLDEPTTVRAGIGGVVEAVHPRHSLLSRPDLYDGVKIIAANIDQILIVSSVLPSFSTQIIDRYLVAAEDTGIQPVIVLNKIDLLDDALKPEIDAALAVYEKIGYQVFKVSSHEQTGIDELQALLKDKVSVFAGQSGVGKSSLINALLPDVDLIIGDVSENSGLGQHTTTTAKLLHFPAGGDLIDSPGVREFALWHLPPERVGWCFIEFREYLGGCKFRDCKHGSDPGCALRTAVEDGHIANERFANYHKIIASLDEQRHARHFRHSVDDL, from the coding sequence GTGACTAAAAAGAAACCATTAAATCATGGGCAGTTACGCAGAATGCGTGCAAACCATGAAAAAAGGCTTAACCGCGGTCATTCGCAAAACGATGCTCCTGAGTTACAGGATAGTTCACTTGGTCAAGAACAGCCTGCTATCGTCATCTCTCGATTTGGCCAACACGCTGATATTGAAACCGCAAGCGGACAAGTGGTGCGCTGCAACATACGTCGCAACATAGGCTCGTTAGTCTGTGGCGATAAAGTGCTAGTGCGTTTAGCCAGTGATACTAACCTTGATGAACCTACGACTGTTCGCGCTGGCATTGGCGGCGTGGTGGAAGCTGTGCACCCGCGTCACTCACTCTTGAGTCGCCCCGATCTTTACGATGGCGTAAAAATTATTGCTGCCAACATCGACCAGATCTTGATTGTGTCATCAGTATTACCCAGCTTTAGTACGCAGATTATCGACCGCTATTTAGTGGCCGCAGAAGATACTGGTATTCAGCCAGTCATAGTACTGAATAAAATCGACTTACTCGATGATGCGTTAAAGCCTGAAATTGACGCGGCGCTAGCTGTCTATGAAAAAATTGGCTATCAAGTGTTTAAAGTTAGTAGTCACGAACAAACCGGTATCGATGAGTTGCAAGCCTTACTAAAAGATAAGGTCAGCGTATTTGCTGGACAATCTGGTGTGGGTAAATCATCCCTGATTAATGCACTATTACCCGATGTGGACTTAATCATAGGTGATGTGTCTGAAAACTCAGGTCTTGGGCAACACACTACTACCACAGCTAAATTATTACATTTCCCAGCGGGTGGTGATTTAATTGACTCTCCAGGCGTGCGGGAATTTGCCTTATGGCATTTACCCCCTGAGCGTGTGGGTTGGTGTTTTATTGAATTTAGAGAATACCTAGGCGGCTGTAAATTCCGTGATTGCAAACATGGCAGCGATCCAGGTTGTGCCCTGCGCACCGCCGTTGAAGATGGCCACATAGCCAATGAACGCTTTGCCAACTATCACAAAATTATTGCGAGTCTTGATGAGCAAAGACACGCACGTCATTTCCGACATAGTGTTGACGACTTGTAA
- the orn gene encoding oligoribonuclease, with protein sequence MAANENNLIWIDLEMTGLEPETDRILEIATIVTDAQLNILAQGPVLAIHQSDEVLGLMDDWNQEHHGASGLITRVKASTVTEQQAIDETIAFISQYVPKGVSPLCGNSVGQDRRFLNRYMRELEDYFHYRNLDVSTVKELVRRWQPELMSQFKKQNTHQALMDIQESIAELQFYRATAFKI encoded by the coding sequence ATGGCGGCAAATGAAAACAACCTAATTTGGATCGATCTGGAAATGACAGGGCTTGAGCCTGAAACTGATCGTATCCTTGAAATCGCTACCATAGTGACAGACGCGCAATTAAATATTTTGGCTCAAGGGCCTGTGCTGGCGATTCATCAGTCTGATGAAGTCTTAGGTTTGATGGATGATTGGAACCAAGAGCACCATGGTGCTTCTGGATTAATTACTCGGGTTAAAGCGAGTACTGTTACTGAGCAGCAAGCAATCGATGAAACCATAGCGTTCATCTCACAATATGTGCCAAAAGGTGTATCTCCACTTTGTGGTAACAGCGTTGGCCAAGATCGCCGCTTTTTAAACCGCTACATGCGTGAGTTGGAAGATTACTTTCATTACCGCAATTTAGATGTCAGCACAGTTAAAGAGTTAGTTCGTCGCTGGCAACCTGAGCTGATGAGTCAGTTCAAAAAGCAAAATACCCACCAAGCACTCATGGATATTCAAGAATCTATTGCCGAATTGCAGTTTTATCGAGCAACAGCATTTAAAATTTGA
- a CDS encoding D-2-hydroxyacid dehydrogenase: protein MAHLLLLLTKDNNCYRQLLAQQQLPGLVIASDDPQFISKADIWLAEPALAKPLLPLSPALTWMQSTFAGVDLLMAPRLKQDYLLTNVRGIFGPLMSEYLFAHLLTHIRQLPRYRTQQTAGLWQALPHASLMGKHMLILGTGSIGKHLALTARHFGMQVTGVNRSGEQHPEFDQCYSLSDLSRVIATCDILVSVLPSTTDTKLLLNAERLSLLKSDAIIANLGRGDSLDETALYQQLLTKPQQLAILDVFQHEPLEQQHPLWRCPNAIITPHISAPSVPDQVVAIFADNYRKFIQQQPLNHKVDFKRGY, encoded by the coding sequence ATGGCGCATTTACTGTTATTGCTGACCAAAGATAATAACTGCTACCGCCAACTATTAGCGCAGCAACAATTACCAGGATTAGTCATTGCCAGTGATGATCCGCAGTTCATTAGTAAAGCTGATATTTGGCTGGCAGAACCCGCTTTAGCCAAGCCTCTGTTGCCCCTGTCCCCAGCGCTGACTTGGATGCAAAGCACCTTTGCTGGGGTTGATTTACTGATGGCCCCAAGGCTTAAACAGGACTATTTACTCACCAATGTGCGCGGCATCTTTGGCCCCTTGATGAGTGAATATCTGTTTGCTCATCTACTCACTCATATTCGCCAGTTACCAAGGTATCGCACCCAGCAAACTGCAGGGCTATGGCAAGCTTTGCCTCATGCCAGCCTTATGGGTAAACATATGCTGATTTTAGGTACTGGCAGCATAGGTAAGCATTTAGCCTTAACTGCGCGCCATTTTGGCATGCAAGTCACTGGCGTTAATCGCAGCGGCGAGCAACACCCAGAGTTTGACCAATGTTATTCCCTAAGTGATTTGTCCCGCGTGATCGCGACTTGCGACATCTTAGTGAGCGTATTACCAAGCACAACAGACACTAAATTACTGCTTAATGCTGAGCGCCTTAGCTTACTAAAAAGTGATGCCATCATAGCTAACCTTGGTCGAGGCGACTCGCTTGATGAAACCGCCCTTTACCAACAACTGCTAACTAAGCCGCAGCAACTGGCGATTTTAGATGTGTTTCAACATGAACCTCTTGAGCAGCAACACCCGCTATGGCGCTGCCCGAATGCCATCATCACCCCACATATTTCAGCCCCTAGCGTACCAGATCAAGTAGTGGCTATTTTTGCTGACAACTACCGTAAGTTTATTCAGCAGCAACCGCTTAACCATAAGGTCGATTTCAAGCGCGGCTATTAA
- a CDS encoding mechanosensitive ion channel domain-containing protein has product MFRVFLLVLSLISASAFANSPLALDKRMGMNSNQAQTLTLDQQIDQLTVSIVSLETSQQSYEQGLRDSEIRRHNLNARLKAARTELSINPKQDLGQQASMAYLQLSELKETEASLGKQINDDIQRQKQLPQALKDARDALALQQKNVSAPADTPTGQLQRTQLDLYQQHLLTLQAELNSSPTRIELAQLQLQLVRAQLLQQEKLIEALNRALSDERSQNTENTLLDNLSTNVTLIDEMSLSLSNTNISLGDELQSVTKQTNQVVREQEDAENQYQQQAKQLTNIQQQISWLQGNSAFGERFLQMLQNLPKPPDTEALLIKIADTRLSRYHVEQQLSQNEQLLLSDSELSESQQKLLDSQQVLLKKLMESYEIYLGELAKLKFSYEQLSQQHQELKNTLNEQLFWVPNAAQINKPWFIDLQRSIVWMFDQAPWQQVSSSFSHQTNLWSWWIILLTLCVVIQDLMAKPYHKVVTHYSRNVGKVTQDKFSNSLKSLLVSLGYAMLRPIPVIVAGAIALDSDHNFTQAIGMATMAIGGLYLLQRVIDLLCAETSLISGHFNSPRASVVLMQAKFDRFVIMVLPLVGIMGFTEILDASLIRNSLGRGAFILFCVLLFLLYRDLVGIFNQIRDNADKDGKNKRLIHKTLSYVLVSVPLLSAALAFMGFYYTAFQLLLQLQLSLVLGLAVLLSYQLIKRWMLIERRRIAFDRAKAKRAERLAQREKGEAHANDGLETYEEPIVDLETISSQSLGLVRSLLLLGFLASIIGLWTQTHMALFSFLDGITLWSSTTSINGIEQEIPITLKSLLLGLTIVGFSMMIATNLPGLLELMILQRLDLSPGTGFAITTVSRYLVVFFGTLIGFSTLGMEWSKLQWLIAALSVGLGFGLQEIFANFISGLIILFEKPVRIGDTVTIRDLTGTVSKIQIRATTIIDWDRKEIIVPNKAFITEQLINWSLSDPITRVIINVAVARDSDPSKVEAALYQAVQDCQLALLVPEPEIWFAGFGQHTQDYEVRAYAKDMNSRWPLRHDLHKRISQKLKENDLQLAYPQLEIHISQPQRDTNPIIR; this is encoded by the coding sequence ATGTTTCGTGTATTTTTGCTCGTATTATCTCTAATTAGTGCCTCTGCTTTTGCGAACTCCCCATTAGCATTAGACAAGCGCATGGGCATGAACTCGAATCAGGCTCAGACCTTGACTCTTGATCAGCAAATAGATCAATTAACTGTTAGCATAGTGAGCTTAGAGACGAGTCAACAGTCCTACGAGCAAGGGTTACGTGACAGTGAAATTCGCCGCCATAACCTAAATGCTAGGCTCAAAGCCGCGCGCACAGAACTTAGCATTAATCCCAAACAAGATTTAGGCCAGCAAGCCTCTATGGCTTATCTGCAATTATCTGAACTCAAAGAAACTGAGGCCAGCCTTGGTAAACAGATAAATGATGATATTCAGCGGCAAAAACAATTACCCCAAGCCTTAAAAGATGCCCGCGACGCACTGGCGCTACAGCAAAAAAATGTGAGTGCCCCCGCGGATACCCCAACCGGCCAACTGCAACGCACCCAACTAGACTTGTATCAACAGCATTTATTGACGCTGCAAGCCGAATTAAATTCAAGCCCCACCCGCATTGAACTCGCGCAGTTGCAACTGCAGTTAGTACGAGCGCAATTACTGCAACAAGAAAAACTGATTGAAGCGTTAAATCGCGCCTTAAGTGACGAACGCAGCCAAAACACTGAAAATACCTTACTGGATAATTTATCAACCAATGTCACCTTGATTGATGAAATGTCACTAAGCCTTAGCAACACCAACATTAGTTTGGGCGATGAACTGCAAAGCGTGACTAAACAAACCAACCAGGTAGTGCGCGAGCAGGAAGACGCTGAAAATCAGTACCAACAGCAAGCTAAACAGCTCACCAATATTCAGCAGCAAATTAGCTGGCTACAAGGTAACTCAGCCTTTGGTGAGCGTTTCTTGCAGATGCTGCAAAACCTGCCTAAACCACCAGATACTGAAGCGCTGCTGATTAAAATTGCCGATACGCGCTTAAGTCGCTATCACGTGGAGCAGCAACTCAGTCAAAATGAACAGCTGTTATTAAGTGATTCTGAGCTCAGCGAGTCGCAGCAAAAACTGCTAGATTCGCAGCAAGTGTTACTCAAAAAGCTAATGGAATCTTATGAGATTTATCTCGGTGAGTTGGCCAAGCTCAAATTTAGTTATGAGCAATTATCTCAGCAGCATCAAGAGTTAAAAAATACCCTCAATGAGCAGTTATTCTGGGTACCCAATGCAGCGCAAATCAATAAGCCGTGGTTTATCGATTTGCAGCGCAGTATCGTGTGGATGTTTGACCAAGCGCCATGGCAGCAAGTCAGCTCAAGTTTTAGCCATCAAACCAATCTGTGGTCGTGGTGGATAATTCTTTTGACCTTGTGTGTGGTGATCCAAGATCTCATGGCCAAACCCTATCACAAGGTAGTGACTCACTATAGCCGTAACGTCGGCAAGGTGACCCAAGACAAATTCAGTAACAGCTTAAAATCATTATTAGTGAGCTTAGGTTACGCTATGCTGCGGCCCATCCCTGTGATAGTCGCTGGCGCTATTGCACTGGATTCCGACCACAACTTTACCCAAGCCATTGGCATGGCGACCATGGCAATTGGCGGCTTATACCTATTACAGCGAGTAATCGACTTATTGTGCGCCGAAACCTCGCTTATTTCTGGGCACTTTAATAGTCCGCGCGCAAGCGTTGTGCTCATGCAGGCTAAGTTTGACCGTTTTGTCATCATGGTACTGCCACTAGTAGGCATCATGGGATTTACGGAAATCTTAGATGCCTCACTCATTCGCAACAGTTTAGGCCGCGGCGCCTTTATCTTATTCTGTGTTTTATTGTTTTTGCTGTATCGCGATTTGGTCGGGATCTTCAACCAGATTAGAGACAACGCCGATAAAGACGGTAAGAATAAGCGCTTAATACATAAGACCTTATCCTATGTATTAGTGTCAGTGCCCTTGCTCAGTGCGGCTCTGGCCTTTATGGGCTTTTACTACACAGCGTTTCAGTTATTACTGCAACTGCAGTTATCGCTAGTGCTTGGTCTTGCGGTGTTATTGTCGTATCAGCTGATTAAACGTTGGATGCTGATTGAAAGACGGCGCATTGCCTTTGATCGCGCTAAAGCCAAACGTGCTGAGCGCTTAGCCCAGCGGGAAAAAGGTGAAGCCCATGCTAATGATGGCCTTGAAACCTATGAAGAGCCGATTGTCGATTTAGAAACTATTTCTAGCCAATCCTTAGGCCTAGTGCGCTCCTTATTACTGTTAGGCTTCCTAGCCAGTATTATTGGCCTGTGGACCCAAACCCACATGGCGTTATTTTCCTTCTTAGATGGCATTACGTTGTGGAGTAGCACCACCAGCATTAATGGTATTGAGCAGGAAATTCCGATTACGCTCAAATCCTTACTCTTAGGGCTAACGATAGTCGGCTTCTCGATGATGATAGCTACTAACCTCCCCGGCCTATTAGAGCTGATGATCTTGCAACGGCTTGATTTATCACCTGGTACTGGCTTTGCTATTACTACGGTCAGCCGCTATTTAGTGGTCTTCTTTGGTACCTTAATTGGCTTTTCAACCTTAGGGATGGAATGGTCAAAACTGCAGTGGTTGATTGCCGCGCTCTCGGTAGGTTTAGGTTTTGGTTTACAAGAGATTTTCGCAAACTTTATTTCAGGTCTTATCATTTTATTTGAAAAACCGGTACGTATTGGCGATACCGTTACTATTCGCGATCTCACTGGTACTGTCAGTAAGATTCAAATCCGCGCGACGACTATTATTGACTGGGACAGAAAAGAAATTATCGTGCCAAATAAGGCCTTTATTACTGAGCAGTTAATTAACTGGTCGCTGTCTGATCCTATTACTCGCGTCATTATTAATGTTGCCGTGGCAAGGGATTCAGACCCATCGAAAGTAGAAGCGGCGCTCTATCAAGCGGTGCAAGATTGCCAACTTGCCTTGCTAGTTCCTGAGCCAGAAATTTGGTTCGCAGGCTTTGGCCAGCACACTCAAGATTATGAAGTGCGCGCCTACGCTAAAGACATGAATTCACGTTGGCCGCTGCGCCATGATTTACATAAACGGATTAGCCAGAAGCTTAAAGAAAATGATCTACAATTGGCCTATCCGCAGCTGGAAATCCATATATCTCAGCCGCAGCGGGATACTAATCCCATCATACGATAG
- a CDS encoding N-acetylmuramoyl-L-alanine amidase: MPITYFKGYPYLILLTLLCWSSTAFANNLQGVRIWAAPESTRVVYDLSTRPDYNFFTLSNPERLVIDLKQTSSKVKFDKIDNNSKLVKGIRLSKAPSKGVLRVVIDLKRPVKANVYALSPTAPYGNRLVLDLNEIQEAAKPVVKSKPQALRDIIVAIDAGHGGDDPGSIGPSGVYEKKVVLQIAKRVAQHVNNTPGMKAVMTRSGDYFVNLDKRSSIARDHKADILISIHADAFTSPNPKGASIWVLSRRRANSEIGRWLEQKEKHSELLGGAGEIIQSTDSEQYLTMTLLDMSMDKSMAVSHSIADNLLRDLGKVTHLHKSKPEAASFAVLKSPDIPSILVETGFISNPSEERNLVNTKHQERLAKALHTGLVRYFEANPPDGSLFANKGAAKQQISRSGVIKHKVSKGESLSVIASRYQVSIAQIKAANNLSSDTVRLGQQLKIPKA, encoded by the coding sequence ATGCCAATTACATACTTTAAGGGTTATCCCTATCTCATCCTTCTGACATTGCTATGTTGGAGCTCAACGGCGTTTGCAAATAATTTGCAAGGGGTCAGGATTTGGGCTGCGCCAGAATCGACGCGAGTGGTATACGATCTCTCAACGCGTCCTGATTACAACTTTTTTACGTTAAGTAACCCTGAGCGCTTAGTTATCGACTTAAAGCAAACCAGTTCCAAAGTTAAGTTCGATAAGATTGACAATAACAGTAAGTTAGTCAAAGGCATTCGCCTAAGTAAAGCGCCAAGTAAAGGGGTTTTACGAGTGGTGATTGACCTTAAACGTCCGGTTAAGGCTAATGTTTACGCTTTATCCCCGACGGCGCCTTACGGTAATCGTTTAGTGCTTGATCTTAATGAGATTCAAGAGGCTGCTAAGCCTGTGGTGAAAAGTAAGCCGCAAGCTCTCAGAGACATCATAGTAGCGATTGACGCCGGTCACGGCGGTGATGACCCTGGCTCCATTGGTCCAAGTGGCGTGTATGAAAAAAAGGTAGTGCTACAAATCGCTAAACGCGTGGCGCAGCATGTCAATAACACCCCAGGTATGAAAGCTGTGATGACTCGCAGCGGCGATTACTTCGTGAATCTTGATAAGCGCTCATCCATAGCGCGCGATCATAAAGCCGATATTTTAATTTCAATTCATGCCGATGCCTTTACATCACCTAACCCTAAGGGGGCATCCATTTGGGTGTTATCGCGTCGCCGCGCTAACAGTGAAATTGGTCGCTGGCTCGAGCAGAAAGAAAAACACTCAGAATTATTGGGTGGCGCCGGCGAAATTATTCAAAGCACGGACAGTGAACAATACCTGACCATGACACTGCTGGATATGTCGATGGATAAGTCGATGGCAGTGAGTCACTCGATTGCTGACAATTTATTGCGGGATTTAGGTAAGGTGACTCATTTACATAAGAGTAAGCCGGAAGCGGCGAGCTTTGCCGTGTTGAAATCACCAGATATTCCGTCAATCCTAGTGGAAACTGGCTTTATTTCTAATCCCAGTGAAGAGCGCAATCTAGTTAATACCAAGCACCAAGAGCGCTTAGCTAAAGCCTTGCACACCGGGTTAGTCCGATATTTTGAAGCCAATCCACCCGATGGCAGTTTATTTGCCAATAAAGGTGCGGCTAAGCAGCAGATTAGCCGCAGCGGGGTAATAAAACATAAGGTGAGTAAAGGCGAATCTCTGTCGGTGATAGCGTCGCGCTATCAAGTATCGATTGCCCAAATTAAGGCGGCCAATAACTTAAGCTCTGATACGGTTAGGTTAGGGCAGCAACTCAAAATTCCTAAGGCATAA
- the tsaE gene encoding tRNA (adenosine(37)-N6)-threonylcarbamoyltransferase complex ATPase subunit type 1 TsaE — protein MDPKTIFLNDDTETVAFGQKMAALLTPPLTLYLTGDLGAGKTTLSRGIIQSLGHKGAVKSPTYTLVEPYELADIDVYHFDLYRLADPEELEYMGIRDYFSDRSLCIVEWPEQGAGLLPDADLHLHLAYDGDSRLLTINAGSELGKSLLEKL, from the coding sequence ATGGATCCCAAGACTATTTTTCTGAACGATGACACTGAGACTGTTGCTTTTGGTCAAAAAATGGCGGCTTTGTTAACACCGCCTTTAACCCTGTATCTGACTGGCGATTTAGGGGCTGGCAAAACCACCTTAAGCCGCGGAATTATTCAAAGCTTAGGTCACAAAGGTGCGGTTAAAAGCCCGACTTATACCTTAGTTGAGCCTTATGAACTCGCTGATATCGATGTTTATCATTTTGATCTTTATCGTTTAGCGGATCCTGAAGAATTAGAGTATATGGGCATTCGTGACTATTTTAGCGATCGCAGCTTATGTATAGTGGAATGGCCAGAGCAGGGAGCAGGCTTATTACCTGATGCCGATTTACATTTACATCTCGCTTATGACGGCGATAGTCGGTTGTTAACGATTAATGCTGGCAGTGAGTTAGGTAAGAGTCTGTTAGAAAAATTATAA
- a CDS encoding glycerophosphodiester phosphodiesterase family protein, whose translation MLIFAHRGASGYAPENTIKAMTLAIELGATAVELDIHAVEGKLMVYHDRRLETKTSGQGIIDEQTLAYLAEQKLAGEAIPSLWQLMQSLPTSMVVNIELKGRSVLEPFLALYPRLISELGFAPDKLLISSFNHQYLLTCRKLWPDARIAPLIEGVPLDLCQCATTLNAQSIHLDINFMTDEMLADAKQRGIDVFVYTVDYPEDILLLQRKGVAGIFSNYPDKAAAVLTKASANQ comes from the coding sequence ATGCTAATTTTTGCTCACCGCGGCGCCAGTGGTTACGCGCCCGAAAATACTATTAAAGCGATGACACTCGCCATTGAGTTAGGCGCTACTGCGGTTGAACTCGATATTCATGCGGTGGAAGGCAAATTGATGGTGTATCACGATCGGCGCCTAGAAACTAAAACCTCAGGCCAAGGTATTATTGATGAGCAAACCCTCGCTTATCTTGCCGAGCAAAAACTAGCAGGCGAAGCCATTCCAAGCTTATGGCAATTAATGCAAAGCTTACCCACTAGCATGGTTGTGAATATTGAGCTCAAAGGTCGCAGCGTACTTGAGCCCTTTTTAGCCCTGTATCCCAGGTTAATCTCTGAACTTGGATTTGCGCCAGATAAGCTACTGATTTCATCATTTAATCATCAGTATTTACTTACCTGTCGTAAGCTCTGGCCAGATGCGCGTATTGCGCCCTTGATTGAAGGCGTGCCGCTAGATTTATGCCAATGCGCCACCACGCTAAATGCGCAATCAATTCACTTAGATATCAATTTTATGACAGATGAAATGTTAGCGGATGCTAAGCAGCGCGGCATTGATGTTTTTGTTTATACTGTAGATTATCCAGAAGATATCTTGTTGCTGCAGCGCAAAGGGGTAGCAGGTATTTTTAGTAATTATCCTGATAAGGCCGCCGCCGTATTAACTAAGGCATCGGCTAATCAATAA
- the asd gene encoding archaetidylserine decarboxylase (Phosphatidylserine decarboxylase is synthesized as a single chain precursor. Generation of the pyruvoyl active site from a Ser is coupled to cleavage of a Gly-Ser bond between the larger (beta) and smaller (alpha chains). It is an integral membrane protein.), which translates to MDKVKIALQYLLPKHLVSRLAGKFAAAQAGSITTAAISWFIKQYKIDMSEAEREAPEAYSTFNDFFTRALKPGLRPIDSNAKVLVHPVDGTVSQFGEINDGRIFQAKGHDYTSLALLGNNAKDAHRFKGGDFATIYLAPSDYHRIHMPITGTLSKMTFVPGDLFSVNPLTAQNVPGLFARNERVVAIFETEHGPLAMVLVGATIVASIETVWAGTITPPGGKEIVSWDYPTTGPDAITLQKGDEMGRFKLGSTVVMLFADDMLDDFADGIKPGAVTRLGRPLAHLE; encoded by the coding sequence GTGGATAAAGTAAAAATTGCGTTGCAGTACCTGCTACCTAAGCATCTAGTGTCGCGCCTAGCGGGTAAGTTTGCCGCAGCACAAGCGGGCAGCATCACAACGGCGGCGATCAGCTGGTTTATTAAGCAATACAAAATCGATATGAGTGAAGCAGAGCGCGAGGCACCAGAAGCCTACAGCACTTTTAATGACTTCTTTACTCGTGCATTAAAGCCAGGGCTGCGCCCAATAGATAGCAATGCCAAGGTATTAGTGCATCCAGTCGATGGTACTGTTAGCCAGTTTGGTGAAATTAACGATGGCCGAATTTTTCAAGCCAAAGGCCATGATTACACTTCGCTTGCATTATTAGGTAATAACGCCAAAGACGCGCATCGTTTTAAAGGTGGCGACTTTGCCACTATTTATCTGGCGCCAAGTGATTATCACCGGATTCACATGCCAATTACTGGTACCTTGTCAAAAATGACCTTTGTGCCAGGTGACTTATTTTCAGTTAATCCATTAACGGCTCAAAACGTACCGGGTTTATTTGCTCGCAATGAACGTGTAGTGGCCATTTTTGAAACTGAGCATGGCCCATTGGCCATGGTGTTAGTTGGCGCAACTATTGTTGCCAGTATCGAAACCGTATGGGCTGGCACTATTACGCCGCCAGGCGGCAAAGAAATCGTGAGCTGGGATTACCCAACCACAGGTCCTGATGCCATTACTTTGCAAAAAGGTGATGAAATGGGTCGGTTCAAGCTTGGCAGTACTGTTGTTATGCTGTTTGCTGATGACATGCTGGATGACTTTGCTGATGGCATTAAGCCTGGCGCAGTCACCCGCTTAGGCCGCCCGCTGGCTCACCTAGAGTAA